One Triticum dicoccoides isolate Atlit2015 ecotype Zavitan chromosome 3B, WEW_v2.0, whole genome shotgun sequence genomic window, GATAAGtttcaatcatgtgatttttcACCGTTGGAAAATTAAGTTAACagatacaacaacaacaaagcctttaatgTTAACATATTTCATTAAAAAATCCTATTGCAGAGGGCTATTGAAGAAGGTGCAGATTTTATAGAGACTGACATCCTTGCTAGCAAAGATGGTGCATTGATCTGCTTTCATGATGTAACACTTGATGATACAACTGATATTTCCGGCCGTAAGGAATTCGCCAATCGAAGGAGAACCTATGAGGTGGAATGGGCCAACGTTACTGGCTGGTTCGTAGGTCTGCTTATTATTACCAATCCTGATTTCTTCATTCATTCTTGTAAATCTATTCAGATATATATTTGCAGCATCAAAAGTTAGCAATAGAATGCAAGAAAAATACATCAAATTATACTATCCCTTGACTCAAATTTAGGAAGTTGACACTACTTCGTGCATGATTTCCAAGAACCATTACCTGCTGCATTCTGCCAGCATTTAACAATTGGTATATATGGTATTTTCAATGTAATGCCACAAGCTATGAGCATCTAGTGGCAAGACTGGCCTGTGGCTAACTTACCATGGCCCACCAGCATAGATAGCATATAGCTCTGTGGTTGATAAATCATGGCAATATCATATTGGTTTATCTGCACCTGCTGCTGAACTGACACTACCTGCATATTGCTAGGATATGAATTGAATGTGAATGGTGAACCTGTGAGCCTATTATTTCTTGATTTTTCTGATACTTGTATCCATATGCAGTGGATTTCACGCTTGAGGAACTTAAAACACTTAAAGTGAAGCAGCGATACTCATTCAGAGATCAACAATATAATGGTATGTGGCTGTGTCCTTGAGCTTctgcttttatttttctttaccgtGATCACATTATCCTCTCTACGAATCAAGGTATTGCACTTCcaaaataaacttagagcctcgTAAAAAGTATGTATTCAGAGCCTCACAAAAAGAATCTATTTGGAGGGATTCTTATGTTTTTTTAGAAAGCTCATAGGTGTTGTAATTAATGACTAGTTCTCTGTTCAATAACCTGCCTTCCAGTTCCCACCAACTAATACCTGGGAATTTATTCCATGGTTGATGTATGCATTTTAGTCTTCTCCCAAAATGTGTTTTTCATTTACTTCATCAAAGTTTTTTTTTTAAAAGCTAGCATGTTCTTATTTATAGTAGACCCATTTTGCATTTCAGTTATTTAAACTAACAGAATACATGAACTAATCTGAAAGATGCAATCTGATGGCATATTTGTGAATTAAGAATCATCAATGATATTGTCTGGACATGCAGGCAAATTTTCAATCATCACATTTGAAGAATTCATTTCAGTTGCCTTAGATGCAAGCAGAACCGTTGGAATATATCCAGAGATAAAAGATCCAGTTTTTATCAACAAGCATGTAAGTCCCCCTGCTCTCAATAAGCAATAGGGTATTTTAAGGATTCTCGTAATTCTCTAATCAAGCCTTTTCTGGCAAGAAATGTGCTTAGAAGCTATACGGAAATTTGCTATGAAAATGGTTATTGTAGGGAATGGATTAGCTTTTGCAAAGATATTTTGATAGTATATGGGTGGAGAGAGCAATGCTGCAGCTGATATATTTAAGTACTTCACGTTGACTTTGATGAGATGTACAATTCAAAAGCTTTGGATTTATTCAGTACAATCTTAGGCGGATTTTCCAATTTCTGAATTGCTTCAAGCAATGAGCTTGTATTCTACTCTTGACAGGTAAAGTGGGCAGATGGAAAGAAGTTCGAGGACAAATTTGTGGATACCTTACTAAAGTATGGATACAGGGGTCAATATATGTCCGAAAATTGGCTAAAACAGCCATTGTTTATACAATCATTTGCTCCCTCTTCCCTTGTACATATATCAAATTTGACAGACTCTCCGAAGATCTTTCTGATTGATGATACCACAGTGAGAACTCAAGACACAAACCAGGTATAGATCTTGAGTAATAAATTATTTTATACTACATCAATGTCAATTGTATGGAAGAAAAGTGAGTAGTATGTACTTTTGGTGTTTTTTGCAACTTCCGCAGAAGCATCTGATTGTATGGATATTACTTATGTTATTTTTTGCTTGCAGTCATACTGGGAAATCACTTCAGATGACTACCTTGCATATATTAGTAACTATGTTGTCGGCCTTGGTCCATGGAAAGATACTATTGTTCCAGTTGCAAAAAACTATTTGCTGGAACCAACTGATCTTGTTGCAAGAGCGCATGCTCATAATCTCCAGGTGTGCTATTTGTTTGTATTCCTTACAATTGTCTAGAGTTACACACACATGCTCATAAAGTAATTGATGTTAGACCGACATCAGTTCTGACCACCTTCAGCATTGTTTTGTTCAAGTGCCTTTTTGGTCACTCTGAAAGTATGAATCACCAGAAGAACCAATTAAATGTCATGGTTGTCAATATATGACTACATtggttgtaataacatcttatattttaggacggagggagtatttttttttaTCTCATTAGGATTTGACAAATTATTAACTGAATTCATTGGAAGAAAACACATGATATGACTGTCGACATCTGCATCAGGAACTCTCAGCTGTGTCCTCCTGGTCCTCACCTTGCAATGCACTGATTTGGGACGAATGCTCTCATTTAAAGTTCTAGCTGAACTAACCATTGCAATCTATTCTCATAAACTCAGATTTAACTAGTGTGTTAACTCTGCTTTAaatgatcccaatggaccgaagccGTACTACATGTCAACTACAACTTGATGACAGGTAGTTTGTACCTGGACACATGTTAAACTGAATTCCATTGTTTCTGCAGGTACACCCTTACACATACAGGAACGAGGACCAGTTTCTGCACTTCGACTTTCATCAGGATCCCTATGCCGAGTTCGATTTCTGGATAAATACGATGGGGGTTGACGGATTATTCACAGATTTCGCTGGAAGCGTACACAAGTACCAAGAACTGAAATCTCCACACCCGAAGGACGCAACCGCGAACAGCCTCCTAGTAAAAATTGCTCAGTTGATCGCGGCATACGAAGGCCACTGAATAAGTTTGTGTTCCTGCAATATCACTGCCATTTTCAGTGATTGATGCGCAAGCCGCAAGACCCCAATGAGTTGACATTTGATGACCCGCAGTGACCTTGAAAGGTCACTAATAGATGATGTTGGTTTACGCTGTTATATAGTGTTAACACGAGTTTATGTATACCTCTCCATTGAACCCCTGAATCTCAAGGGGGAGATCTCTATTATCGCAATAACCATTTTTTCCCGGAAGGTTTCCACAAGAAAATGTAATGGTTGATGTATAGCTCATCCGATGGGATATCGTTTCAACAATCTCCCAAGTTGGGGTGTTCATATGTACAAGTGGAATTGGTGTTGAAATGCTAAAAGTTAGTGTTGACAGTTGACCTGTGGTTCAGGTAAATAGGCATCACCTGTCTGCGACCTGTGCCCTGTTGTAACTAGCTAACCACTTGATCTGGCAGCCGCAGCCACAGCCCCAGCGTGTGTTTGTTGGTGGCTGCGCGGTCCCTGTCAATTCTTGATAATTTTGTAAGGAACCGGTCTTCTCTTGGCTTTTGGATGGATGTTTCCCTCACCAATCTCAATGCAGGGGCAGAGGGGGGAGGATAAGCTGGACAGAGCCCAACGGAGTTGTATCGGGCGAGCCATTGAAGGATAAAGAAGATTTTAGGCCACACAGCTCCAGCAGCGGAAGGATGGAGGCTGCGGCTCTGGCCCGGCTGCCGGAATATGCCTCCACCACCGCGCCTTTCAGCGGTAACGTCAGCTCCTCTCCGTGCTCATTCAGCTAATCGCTTGCTAAGTACGAGTAGTAGTAGTGGCAGTAGGTCATATGTGATGTTATCCTGGAAAGAGAGGGCGTTGAATCATAGGGGTCTGCTAATCAGGGGTCAAGGTCGGCTGAGCTGCAGAAACAGAGTCAGTCGTACTTTGTTTAAAGCTGCACTGCTCATCAAATCAATGCAAGAGAACCATGTAATATATATTAATATAGTTCACTACTAGCAAACGGGCAAGGCACTAGATTGCATCTTTGACTCAAAAGGTTAGGTTATGAGAATTTTAGGAAATTTCTGTACCGATctagagtagtagtagtagaatcaGCTGTTTAGTCAACTTCTAACCCAATctactcgcaaaaaaaaaagagtcaATTACACCGGTGGTGCTAGAACTTGGCGTAAGCGGTCACTTTGGTGCTAGAACTTGCGGCATACATTAAGATGGTGCAAAAACTTgcttcaacttgcaactacggcgcaACTCTCATTTGTATACGGCTGTGACGCTGATGAGGCATGACAGCGTGGCATAGGGCCCTTCATAAGTGACTGCATGGTGAAAACTGGAAGTGTGGCGTGCTATTTTTGTAAAATGCCTGAATTTTTTTCTCACGAAAAGGCCCTGTCAGGTGTGTGGCATCCAGTCGGTCCCACTTGTTAGTGAAACATCACAAATTTATTCGAATGAAAAATATGCCGCCAATGGATTCGTACCGGCGAACTCGGTGTAAACTGGGTGCGTAGCCCATAGCTCACAACATGA contains:
- the LOC119277081 gene encoding glycerophosphodiester phosphodiesterase GDPD6-like; translated protein: MRPSLCHVPFLLLLLLHVVIARPFFPLPSKTSNEEKKPIQTFRPYNIAHRGSNGEIPEETSAAYLRAIEEGADFIETDILASKDGALICFHDVTLDDTTDISGRKEFANRRRTYEVEWANVTGWFVVDFTLEELKTLKVKQRYSFRDQQYNGKFSIITFEEFISVALDASRTVGIYPEIKDPVFINKHVKWADGKKFEDKFVDTLLKYGYRGQYMSENWLKQPLFIQSFAPSSLVHISNLTDSPKIFLIDDTTVRTQDTNQSYWEITSDDYLAYISNYVVGLGPWKDTIVPVAKNYLLEPTDLVARAHAHNLQVHPYTYRNEDQFLHFDFHQDPYAEFDFWINTMGVDGLFTDFAGSVHKYQELKSPHPKDATANSLLGGGRISWTEPNGVVSGEPLKDKEDFRPHSSSSGRMEAAALARLPEYASTTAPFSGKRWSLPRAQRRSPRATALAASPPGVASFFSSSPPTTRPPRIQRRGPGTKCAGRRRRADIQSDTYVLLEPGMDEEFVSKEELEERLRGWLERWPGGALPPDLARFDTVDDAVSYLVRSVCELEVDGEVGSVQWYQVQIE